TCGCCCTGAAACCGCCCGGCCACGAGTTGGTCGTCCGGTCACGTGGCATTGGATCCGGGCGGGCCCGGCCCTACGCCGGGCCCGCCCGTTTCAGTCCGGCCCGTTTCAGGTGCGTTGGACCTCGCCCCGCGGCTTGTAGTCCTGCACACCCTCGAACAGGTTGTTCGCCGGATCAGTCATGATCATTATGTGCGGGGCACGAGGTTGAATCGCTGGTTGGCTCCTCCGTGGCAGTCGTACAGCTGGATTTGTGCGCCGTTGGCCGTGCTCCAGACGTCCAGGCATCGTCCGGACTGCACGCCGCTGATGGTGCCGTTGGAGTTGACGTTCCACTGCTGGTTGGTTTGGCTGTGGCAGCTGTAGATCTGGACCGCCGCACCGTTGCCGGAACCGGCCGCGTCTAGGCACATGTTGCCGTACACCTGGAGTTGCTTGCCCGAGGTGTATGTCCAGGATTGGTTGGCTTGCCTGTTGCAGTCGTAGAGCTGTACCCGGGTGCCGTTGTTACGAGAGGCGTTTGGCACGTCGATACACCGGCCCGACTGGACACCGACGATCTCGCTCGCGGAACTGGGCGGAGTGGTGGGGGTGACCGGAGGCGTGGTCGGCGGGGTCGTCCCGGTGTTGGAGGGGGTCGGCGCCGGTGGCAGCAGCGGGCAGGTGCTGCGGTAGGTGACCACGCCGCTGGAGTCCAGCAGCGGGCAGAGGAACTGGCTGTACCGGGTGTCGTTGTCGATGAACATTTTGACGAACGGCAGCATGGTGCGGATCATTACCGGGTTTGACCGTCCGACCATGAACCCGTGATCCGCGCCGGCGACCTCCAGGTAGACGCTTTCCGTCGTGGCCGGGAGGCTGTTGTACAGGCCGGTAGCGTAGGACGGGGTGACTACCGTGTCCGCCTGCCCGGAGAAGACCATCGTGGGTACTCGGTCGTTGGCCAGGTTCGACGATGGCGAGTACGGCGCGATGCCGACCACTGCCTTCAACGACGAGCGCCGGATGGCTGCGCTCAGCGCCCCACCGCCGCCCATGGAGTGGCCAGAGACGGCGAGTCGGTTGGGGTCGACCCGGTCGCGTACCGGGCTCTGCTGCGTCAGGTAGTCCAGCGCCGCGAGCAGCTGGGTGCCTCGGGCCGTATCGAAGTCGTTACGGCTGTTGGTCTCGATGCCGATCACGACGAAGCCGTGCGAGGCCAGCCACGGCCCCATCCAGGCCAGTTCGGCGGAGAACAACGCGGTGTAGCCCGGCGAGATCGCGATGGCTCCGAAGGTGCCCTGGCTGGTGTCGGTCGGGTAGTAGATCCTGCCGCCGTTGAAGCCGTACCCGGTCGGGACGCTCACCGACGTGTTGGCGAAAGGCCCGTTCACGGCCGCGACACTGGTCCGGGTGGGGTCCGGACCCCGCTGGTACGGGTTGTCGGCGGCCGACGCCGACCCGGTCGTCACCGCCATGGTGAACAGGCCGAGGGTGACCGCGACCCCGGCCACGGCGAGCTTGAGCAGCCGTCCTCGGAGGCCGAGGAACATTCGGTCAGTGTGGGTATCCCGGGGGGCGGGGGTGGTATGTGTGGCCTCGCATTTGTCGGTACCTCCGGTGCCGCGGGTGAGTGAGGAGCGGGCGGGCTCGGGTTGTGCCGAGCCCGCCGGGTTGTCCGATCGTCAGCGCTGCAGAGTGAGCAGGCCGGGCCGGTAGGGCAGCAAGCCGTAGTCCCCGCCGGAGTTGGGGGACCGTCCCTGGTAGAGCAGTTGCAGGTTGCAGGGGTCAACGGTCATGGTCTGGTCGGCGTTGCTGCGGATCAGCTCGCCGTGGCTGATGTCGTTGGTCCAGGTCGCGCCGCTGTTGGCCTTGCCCGCGAACGGGTTGCTTTCGGACGTGGCCTGCGCGGTCCACGAGCCACCCAGGCTGGTGGCCGTGAACGAACGGAAGTAGCGGCCCTGGGAGCCGATCGCCTCGACGATCATCAGATACCGGTTCTGGCCCTGGAGCTTGTAGACCTGCACGCCTTCGAACAGGTTGTTGGTCGTGTCGGTCATGATCGTCGTGTAGTTGGAGCCGAAGCTGCCGGGGAAGTTCCCGATCGGCATGCTGGACCGGTAGATCCGGCCGTTGTCCCGGCGAAGAAGAGGTACATGTTCTGGTCATCGCCGATGAGTGCCTGGTCGATGGGTCCGGTGCCGGAGTCGGAGATACTCGCGGTGGACAGCGTCTGTTGGGCCGACCATCCGTTCGCGTTCGTGGGGTTGCTCGACGTGCGGTAGGAGAAGGCGGTCCCACCCCACTGGTAGGCAAGCACCCAGATGTTGCGCGGCGCGAAGTAGAACAGCGACGGCGCCACGGTGGCGGAGGACATGGCGTTCTGGCTGGCCGAGCCCATCTGGTTCCAGTCCGAGAAGAGGCCGAAGTTCATCGACCCCCACGTCGTTCCGGTGTCGTGCGTGGTGCCGTAGACCAGATGCTGGCCGTTGTAGGGGGCGTAGGTGAAGTCCTTCAGCGACACCCACCCCGACCGCGGCTGCGCCAACGCACCCGTCGAGCTCCAGCGGTACGACGACGGCAAATTGCACGTCCCGCCTGTCGGCGTCGGGCTCGGCGTGGCAGTGGCCGTCGGCGGGGCCGTCGTGGGCGGCGGTTGGGTGGAACCGCCGAGGGACCTGAGCGTGAACTGCTGGTTGGTTTGCCCGTGGCAGTCGTACAGCTGGATCTGTGCGCCGTTGGCCGTGCTCCAGACGTCCAGGCATCGTCCGGACTGCACGCCGCTGATGGTGCCGTTGGAGTTGACGTTCCACTGCTGGTTGGTTTGGCTGTGGCAGCTGTAGATCTGGACCGCCGCACCGTTGCCGGAACCGGCCGCGTCCAGGCACATGTTGCCGTACACCTGGAGTTGCTTGCCCGAGGTGTATGTCCAGGATTGGTTGGCTTGCCTGTTGCAGTCGTAGAGCTGCACCCGGGTGCCGTTGCTCTGTGAGGCGTTGGGTACGTCGATACACCGACCCGACTGGACACCAACGATCTCGCTCGCGGAACTGGGCGGAGCGGTGGGTCCCGGCGTGGTGGGGTTGGGCCCCGGCGTGGTCGGGTTGGGGGTTGCGCTGTTCAGCGCGTCCAGCGTGGAGTTGTACGCGGCCTTCTTGTTGCCGTTGCAATCGAACAGCAGCGGGGTGCCGCTGGATCGCCACGAGTCGCAGTCCCGCACGCCCCACACGGTCACGCCGTTGCAGCGGGCCACCGCCAGGCAGTCGTTGACCACGGTGCGGTACGTATTGGCCTGCGTCGTGCCGGAACCCTCGATGTCCAACTCGGTGACCTGCACGTCGACGCCGAGCGCCGCGAAACTGGACAACGTGGTGCGGTAGTTGCTGTCATACGGTGAGTTGGCGTTGAAGTGCGACTGGAACCCGACGCAGTCGATCGGCACGCCACGCTGCTTGAAGTCGCGCACCATGTTGTAGACCGCCTGGGTCTTGGCCCAGGTCCAGTTGTCGGTGTTGTAGTCGTTGTAGCAGAGCTTCGCGCTCGGGTCCGCCGCGTCGGCGGCCCGGAACGCGGCCTCGATCCAGTCGTTGCCGGTGCGCTGCAGGTTCGAGTCACGCCGCGCACCGCTGTTACCGTCGGCGAACGCCTCGTTCACTACATCCCAGGAGTCGATCTTGCCGCGGTAGTAGGTGGCCACCCGGGTGACGTGGTTGAGCATCGCGTTGCGCAGCGTGGTGCCGGACATGTTCTGCATCCAGCCCGGCTGCTGCGAGTGCCAGGCCAGAGTGTGCCCGCGTACTTTCCAGCCCCGGCTGATCGCATGGTTGACGATCCGGTCCGCGTTGCCGAACGTAAAGTTGTTCTGCTGCGGCTCGGTCGCATCGATCTTCATCTCGTTCTCAGCGGTGACACTGTTGAACTCGCGGTTCAGGATCGTGGTGTACGCGCTGTCGCCGAGCTTTCCACCCGCGACGGCGGCGCCGAAGTACCGGCTCGACTGGGCCGCAGCCGCGCCCAGAGTGGACTCGGCGGCATGCGCGAGATTGGGAAGCAGGGACACGGCGAGAGCCACAACGACCGCGGCGACCCCGAAAACTGACGGCGTTCGAAGCCGACGCCCGGCGGGATGGGTTCGGGAGACCATACGGATCCTCCAACGATTGCGATAAGCAGGCTTTCTTCTACAAGTCGGGCAAACCGAGCTACCGGTGAGTGATCCAGTTGCCACAGCCCGCGGGTTGCGGCTAAGAGCGCTGGGCTTTTCGGTCGGTCGAGGCACACCTCCGAGCGATGGGGTTGATCGGCGGGCATGGCCGTCTCGACCCACGACCGTCGGCGTGAGTCGAGGCGGCGCTAACGATGGGGCTTGAGGCGGCCTGTGGGGTCAGCGATGAGCCGAGATCGTGTTAACGCTCACATTCATCGATGTCTCCAGGGTTTCAAAAACTTGCGGGAATATCAAGCGATAGTTTCAGCCCGTGACCGATAGTTTCGGTGTCGTTGCAGAAGCCGGCCCACAGCCGACCAGGCCGTAACTCTTCACCTGACCGCCGACCATGATCGATCCATCGGCGAGTGGCAGCATGTTGTACCCGCTGGCGAACGCGCTGCGACGGCCCGGGCTGTCCCGTGTCCCCGTGAACAGCAGCAGGTTGTAGCCGGCTTCCTCGATGCCGACGAGGAACTTGAAGTAGAAGTCGCGGCTCTCACTCGGGTGGAGCCGCTGGTTGGCGAAGGACGGCTCGTCGTCGGGGCGGTGAAGGGGTGCGGTTCTGTGATCGCTGCGCCGAGGTGACGACAACGGCGCAGCGCTGGTACGAGCGCGGTCAAGCTGCGGTCCAGGGCTGGAGCCTGCCGGTCGCCGGCCTGGTTGTGGCCACGGTCTGGTTCGTCGCCACCTCGAACGCTACACTCTTATCGTTGATCGGCGATAGACGATGAGGTTTCGGGTAGATGAGTACAGCGCAGACAGCCGAGCTGTTGGACCGCGAGGTGGCGGAGCGGTATGCGTCCTGGTTCCGGGCCTTGGCGGACCCGAGCCGGGTGCAGATCGTGGAGTACCTGGCCCGGCAGGACCGGCCGATGCCGGTCGGCGAGATCGTCGCCGCGGTCGGTCTGGCGCAGTCGACCGTGTCGCAGCACCTGAAGATCCTGGCCGAGGTGCGGTTCGTGCTGGTCGAGCCGGTCGGCAACGCCCGGCACTACCGGATCAACGGCAACTGCATCCAGTGCTTCCCGTCCGCCGCCGACGTCGTGATGGGCAACCCGGCGCCCGCCCCTCCGGCGGAGGCGTGCGGATGAAGATCCGACCCATGGGCGAGGCGGACGCCGCCGCCGTTCTGCGCATCTACCAGGCTGGCATGGACTACGGCCATGCCAGCTTCGAGTCGGTGGCGCCGTCCTGGTCGGCGTTCGACGCGAGCAAGCTGCCCGAGCACCGGTATGTCGCGGTCGACGACCACGACACCGTGCTCGGCTGGGTCACCGTCTCGGCCGTGTCCAGCCGTCGCGTGTACGCGGGCGTGGTCGAACACTCCGTTTACGTCGACCCGGCCGCGCAGCGCTGCGGCGTCGGCCGCGTGCTGCTGGAAGCCCTGATCGCGTCGACCGAGGCGGCGGGGATCTGGACCATCCAGTCCGGCGTGTTTCCGGAGAACACCGCGAGCCTGGCCTTGCACCGGCGGGCCGGCTTCCGCGTGGTCGGCGTCCGGGAGCGGATCGGCCAGCACGCCATGCACGGCGGCTGGTGGCGCGATGTCGTGCTCATCGAACGCCGCAGCCCACACATCACCTAAACAAGACTCATCCAGGGCATCACCGAGATAGGAGCACCACTGTGGACACCAATCTGCCGGTCGTGGTCATCGGCGCCGGCCCGGTCGGGTTGGCCGCCGCCGCCCACCTGCACGAGCGCGGCCTGCCCTTCACCGTCCTGGAAGCGGGAGACGGGCCGGCCGCGTCGGTCAGGCAGTGGGGGCACGTGCGGCTGTTCTCGCCCTGGCGGTACAACATCGACACCGCGGCCCGCCGCCTGCTGACTGAGCAAGAGTGGGTCGAGCCCGACCCGGACGTGCTGCCGAC
This genomic stretch from Phytohabitans houttuyneae harbors:
- a CDS encoding GNAT family N-acetyltransferase, which produces MKIRPMGEADAAAVLRIYQAGMDYGHASFESVAPSWSAFDASKLPEHRYVAVDDHDTVLGWVTVSAVSSRRVYAGVVEHSVYVDPAAQRCGVGRVLLEALIASTEAAGIWTIQSGVFPENTASLALHRRAGFRVVGVRERIGQHAMHGGWWRDVVLIERRSPHIT
- a CDS encoding ArsR/SmtB family transcription factor, which codes for MSTAQTAELLDREVAERYASWFRALADPSRVQIVEYLARQDRPMPVGEIVAAVGLAQSTVSQHLKILAEVRFVLVEPVGNARHYRINGNCIQCFPSAADVVMGNPAPAPPAEACG
- a CDS encoding poly(ethylene terephthalate) hydrolase family protein, which codes for MFLGLRGRLLKLAVAGVAVTLGLFTMAVTTGSASAADNPYQRGPDPTRTSVAAVNGPFANTSVSVPTGYGFNGGRIYYPTDTSQGTFGAIAISPGYTALFSAELAWMGPWLASHGFVVIGIETNSRNDFDTARGTQLLAALDYLTQQSPVRDRVDPNRLAVSGHSMGGGGALSAAIRRSSLKAVVGIAPYSPSSNLANDRVPTMVFSGQADTVVTPSYATGLYNSLPATTESVYLEVAGADHGFMVGRSNPVMIRTMLPFVKMFIDNDTRYSQFLCPLLDSSGVVTYRSTCPLLPPAPTPSNTGTTPPTTPPVTPTTPPSSASEIVGVQSGRCIDVPNASRNNGTRVQLYDCNRQANQSWTYTSGKQLQVYGNMCLDAAGSGNGAAVQIYSCHSQTNQQWNVNSNGTISGVQSGRCLDVWSTANGAQIQLYDCHGGANQRFNLVPRT